The uncultured Bacteroides sp. genomic sequence CTTTTCGCCATCTATTGGGGAAATAATTGTTTTAAAAGAATGAGTGGCTAGGTTACTTTGCCGGTTTCTCAAGAAGAACCTTCTCAATAGCCTGCTTAAAAGTCTCCTTGCCAGCCGATCCTACAATTGCTTGCGGATCACCTTTCATAGGGATAAATAAGATTGTAGGCAAATTCTGAATGCCAAGAGCTGTGGCTAAATCTCTGTCATTGTCCACATTGACCTTGTAGAAGGTGACTTTGTTTTCATATTCCTTAGCCAACTCTTTCATCAGAGGAGCCACCAGTCGGCAGGGACCGCACCAGTCGGCATAGAAATCAATCACAACGGGCCTGTTTCCTTTAAATTTAAACTCCTTGGTACTTTTATAGTCTGCAATGCTTTTCAGATACAAGTCGCCATTCATTTCAATAACAGTGCCTTTTTGGGGCATATCTTTCTTTACAACCTTATCTTCCGGTATATGAGTGAATGAATAAGTAACTATGCCAGCCATTAACAGAACTGCAATTATCAGAATCTTCTTCATTTTTGCTATTAATATTTTTCTATTACTTCTTTTAAGTCCTCAGCCGACATTACCCCTGATTGTCTCCAAATTGGTTCTCCATTTTTGAAGAGCATTAGGGTAGGGACCGACTGAATTTTATATTTAGCTGCAATATCTTCATTTATATCCACGTCTATCTTAACTATTCTTGCAGAGTCTCCTACTTGCTTTTTTAGTTCCTCAAGAATGGGTTTCATCATTTTACAAGGAGCACACCATTCTGCAAAGAAATCTACTAATACAGGATTATTGCTTTTAATTAAGTCTTCAAATTTAACCATATCCTCTTTTTGTTTAATGAATTGTTATCCATTAATTGAATACAAAATTACGCTATATGATAATGGAACACTTAACTATTTTATTTTGTTTTTCCTATTAAGTATAATAAGTCTACTTTTTTCTTTTTTTAAGTTTATATATTAATCTCTTAGTTGTTAATTAAAGGCAATATAAGAAGTATTAATGATAGAGCAATAAGTATAACTATTGTGCCCCATCCAATGATATTGTTCAAAGGCTTGTTTACATATTTGCCCATTATCTTCTTGTTGTTTACCAGTAAAATCATGCATACCAGTACAACAGGAAGCAGCATACCATTAATTACCTGAGACCACAATGAAATAGCGATAAGTGGTGCGTTAGGAATTAGAATGATAGCAACAGAGAGTATCAGGATACCAGTGTAAAGAACATAAAACTCTTTTGCTTCATCCCAGTCTTTGTCAATACCTGCTTCAAATCCAAATGCCTCGCACACATAAAAGGCTGTTGCCAGTGGTAAGATTGTTGCCGAGAAGATTGACGCGATGAAAAGGCCAAACGCAAATAATTGGGAAGAAAGTTCTCCGGCTAGCGGTTTTAAGGCTAAAGCTGCATCTTTCGCTTCGTTTATCTGTATTCCGTTTGTATGTAAGGTAGAGGCACAGGCTACAATAATGAAGAAAGCAACAACTACAGTGGCAATACAACCCACAACAATATCGATGAGCGAATATTTGTAATTCTTCATGGTTAGCCCCTTTTCAATGACAGATGACTGCATGTAAAACTGCATCCAGGGAGCAATTGTTGTACCTATGATACCAATTATCATGGCAAGACTTTTGGTGTTCATTTCCATTTCAGGATGAGCAATGGAGTGTCCAATCTCTCCCCAGTGAGGTTTTCCCATAATGGCTGATACAACGTACATCAATAAGGAAAGACTGAAGAGTAGAAATATACGTTCGGCTACCTGATAAGTACCTTTGACTACCAGCAACCAGACCATGATTCCAACTATAGGAACCGAAATATATTTGCTTACGCCAAAGACTTCCATACTTCCCGCAACCCCTGCAAATTCAGTTGTAGTATTACCAATATCGGCAATAAGCAGACCGACAAATATTACGAAGGTAACTTTTACACCTGCATTTTCACGGATAAGATCGGCAAGACCTTTACCTGTAACAATACCCATACGGGCATTCATCTCCTGAATAACAATAAGTACTATAAATGAAGGAATAAGCGTCCATATCAGATTATAACCATAAACTGCACCAGCAACAGAATAAGTAGTAATTCCACCAGCATCATTATCAACACTTCCGGTAATTATTCCCGGACCTAAAATAGCTAAGAACAATCCCAGCTGTTTGAAAAAAGTCTTTTTATTTTTAAACATAGAAAAAGGAGTTCTTATTTGTTAGTTCTGCGTTTGTTAATTAAATCTTCAATTACATCGTCAATAACAACCATGCCCTGTAGCACATTGTTATCATCAACAACCGGTATTGCAAGTAAATTGTATTTAGACACAATCTCAGCAATCTCATCAATTTCTTGATTATCGCGCAGGCACACCGGAGAAGGTTTCATTATTTCATTGATTTTTGCACTTGGCGGAGAAACAACTACATCTCTTAATGAGAAAGTAGCAATTAATATTTCATTCTCGTCAGTAACAAAGAGGTTGTATAATGTTGCAGCTTCAGGCTTTTTATCTCTCAGTTCGCTAAGAACTTCATCAAC encodes the following:
- the trxA gene encoding thioredoxin, which produces MKKILIIAVLLMAGIVTYSFTHIPEDKVVKKDMPQKGTVIEMNGDLYLKSIADYKSTKEFKFKGNRPVVIDFYADWCGPCRLVAPLMKELAKEYENKVTFYKVNVDNDRDLATALGIQNLPTILFIPMKGDPQAIVGSAGKETFKQAIEKVLLEKPAK
- the trxA gene encoding thioredoxin — protein: MVKFEDLIKSNNPVLVDFFAEWCAPCKMMKPILEELKKQVGDSARIVKIDVDINEDIAAKYKIQSVPTLMLFKNGEPIWRQSGVMSAEDLKEVIEKY
- a CDS encoding Nramp family divalent metal transporter; amino-acid sequence: MFKNKKTFFKQLGLFLAILGPGIITGSVDNDAGGITTYSVAGAVYGYNLIWTLIPSFIVLIVIQEMNARMGIVTGKGLADLIRENAGVKVTFVIFVGLLIADIGNTTTEFAGVAGSMEVFGVSKYISVPIVGIMVWLLVVKGTYQVAERIFLLFSLSLLMYVVSAIMGKPHWGEIGHSIAHPEMEMNTKSLAMIIGIIGTTIAPWMQFYMQSSVIEKGLTMKNYKYSLIDIVVGCIATVVVAFFIIVACASTLHTNGIQINEAKDAALALKPLAGELSSQLFAFGLFIASIFSATILPLATAFYVCEAFGFEAGIDKDWDEAKEFYVLYTGILILSVAIILIPNAPLIAISLWSQVINGMLLPVVLVCMILLVNNKKIMGKYVNKPLNNIIGWGTIVILIALSLILLILPLINN